In Theobroma cacao cultivar B97-61/B2 chromosome 7, Criollo_cocoa_genome_V2, whole genome shotgun sequence, the genomic window CATTTGGATCAGTTTGCCTTTGTCAGCTAAAGTCGTGATGCTTCTCTATCTCACACAAGAACAATTGTACATGTAAGCATGCTCATATCAACAAATTCAGGCATGTCTATTCTTTGAAGATCAAATATTATAATCCCCTTGTTTGTTTCATGTAGTAAGGTTCTGTTGTACTTATTTTCTCATGTGAGTAGTAAACCAAGACGCTATGTTTGTTTCTGATTGCACAATTTCTGCAATGCTATGTCTCTTTATCTTTTGAATAACATATTGCTGAATTCTTGCAGGGCCATAAGGAACCATGTGGATATGTGTGCCACTAAAGCATAAAGCTGTCTTTCTTGTGCAGCTGCAGACCTTCTATATGGTGTTGCATTTTGTCTGTCTGCACtgcttgtttttatttagttaGAATAGGCTCATAGTTATACTGAATCACCCTTAGGCTGTTTTTGTACTGACATTAACAATATATGCCATGTGAAAAGTTGGCCTTGCTAATCCCGAACAGTCTAATTGTAGTACTTTTAGCATTCTTAGAATTTGAATTAAAGAGGAAATTTGGTGTGTGTTtggttatattttaatcatgttGTTTGAATGCAAGGAAAGCACATTGTATCTGATGGCTTTGCTTAAAATAGGCTGGATGCTGCTCAATTGCGATTTCATTTTGAGACAGGCTTGACAATGCCAGCACGTCCTGAGAACCAGTAGTGATGAAAGTCACAAAGATGCTGCTTCGTTGTAGTGATTATGTTTAAGCTTGATTCTCGAATTTGTATAACGCACCATGATTGTGCTTATGATGTGTCGATATTTTGTTTGTGAATAGTCATTCAAACACAGTGATGAATTATAATTCTTAGACAGTATCAGTGATGATGCTTTTGAAGGTTTCCCTCTTTCTGTTTCATTTATCTGCCTAGTTTTCctttattgttttctttttggtgTTGGATATGTGGATCCTTTGGCCATATtactaataaataatgaaaattttggttcccatacatatttttatcaagaGCTAGTGAGCAACTGATTCTGAATATGGATTCTTTTACCCTGTTTCTAGCCCCAGTGCTGCCATAAAGAAGTGGGGTGGAGAATCAACAGCTATTCAAGTGAACTCACCTTTGCaatgaatttaaatctaaAAGGATGCATTGCACCCAGACCATGTGCTTGTGAATACTGGACATGTAAAAAAAACTATGTGAGATGTTCTCTTCTGCCTACTTCGGTTAGGCACAGCCCATCATAATAAAGGTATCCCCAAACCCAAGCTTCAAAATATAGCTAGAAGGATTAAATGGCACAAAAATTAGTGTAGGATCACATTTTACGTAGTGCATAACATTTTACTAGATGGTAACCAGTGGGACAGAGCATTCAAACtgaaataaactaaaatattgAATCCAAATTCTAAACAAGAAGGCAAGGACTgaacttgtttgatgcttttgttCATGCAATAAAGGTATACTCAAATCTTCTGGTGCTctcatttattcattcttttgtgctaaattcttcttcccttttGGGGTGAAAGTTGTCTAAACTTTTGCAATGCTCACTTTGGAATCGTATAGGATGGGGAAGAAGCTAACTTTTGCTTTCATTCCGGATGCTGGTTGGTCTATAGTATCTTTGCATTACTTGGGTTTATATTTCGTTTCAATATACTGTATTTCTACTGATGTTGCTGATATGCTTTGTACATCAGCATTTCCAGGCACAATTTGTTGTTCAGATTATGCAAATAGTTCTTTACTATCCTTGGCCCCctttccattttcatttcagaGAAATATGCAGCTTCTATGGTGAtgcaataacatgatatggaaAACCccagaaggaaaaaggaaattgcTAAAACCAAAATCTTCTACATCAGATTCTTAAAGAATCAGGATTTCATTTAGCCTCCCTGCTTTTTGCTGTCATATACCCATTAGGGTCATCTTAATTCTGAAGCTAATTAACAGCTGGATGGGAACATGCAGATTTCAACAGAAATTTCAAACCAGATGAGATGAAACATTTTCTTCATAGCAAGAAAAACAGAGCAGATTTAGATTTTAGATGAGATATATGCTTTACTCTTGCTGCTGTTGACTCACAGACTATTATGACAGTGAATCTTGGGATTGGTTTTATCAGCAGATTATAAAGTTTCCAGAGAGAAATGGACAGATTATATCTATGAACATGTAAGAGTAATAAACCATCCAAAATACCAACAAAAAAGGCTCGAAATTCCATTATAAGATATACAGTATCACCCAAAGGTTTAACCCtccaattaaatcatttacaTACTCTCTATATCCTTCCAAAGATCAGAAAAATTTCCTGCTGTCAGAACTGGTATAAAAGAAAAGCTTCTGAACCTTATGCCATAGACATGTTAGAAAGCCGGCTTGGCGTTGGCCTGAAGTTCCACCACCTAAGTGTCATCTTACGATTTGGTGGTGTTAATGCCCTCCTCAATATCTCCTTGTTAGCACTGTTTCTCCTCATGTTCTGCCTAGGCACCATGTAACCATGCCTGCTACAAGGTACTGAACCTGGATGGTTTGAACATGTACACCTCGGCCGGGGTCTAGGAGATGATGACGACGATGACATGTAACTCTTTTGACGACCCTGATTCTCCTCCGTCGCGTCTCCCGCCGTAGAGGCCTTCGCCGGAATATCTAAACCTTCTGTAGTTTGTTTCTCAGGGGTAGTCAATTGCATATTGTGGAGTTGGTGGTTTGAGTGTATAGTTGGTGAGATGAATTGGTCATGCCTAGTTCATTTTGATTTGTTAAGCATATATAGATGGGAATTTGCTTCTTTTTGACTTGGTATTTCTTGGAAGGCCCTCTCCAATTCGATTCTAGAAATGGCGTTGGGAGACTTTGACCAAATTTTGGGACTCGGTAATTAAGTAGAGTAGCTTAATTTCGAGTCTTAGTGGCCATGGCCATACCATCTTGACTACTAATCTTTAATCATTGCCATAGCTTCCTCCATGGGTACTCGGTTTGATAATGCTTATAAGGATTCTTTTACATGTGATTTTTGAGCCACAAATGCACATTCGATACCATCAATTCACCTGGCAAAGTACATGCACGCTTAGGCCTAGGCCTTTTCCCCCTCTCTGAGTTCAGTGCACCACTAATCCAACCCCACTGTTGAATTTTGTCTTCCACTGCCAAAATTTCTGATGTAATTGGTAACCTTGTAAAGATTTTATCTACTATTatgttttccctttttttcctttggtaTATAAAAATTTGGGTTATTCGAATGTAATTTTCTCTAACCTATTAAATCTCGTCTCGTTATATTCTAAATCcgaatttaaaattcaaaacttttaAGATAATATTTGTTTGGTCAAAATTGTTTATCTTCAATTTCTAGTGCTTTGCCTTTACACAAGAAAATGACTGAAGGCATCTAATCATCAAGCATTGAACCTAACGTAGGCCAACTCATTTCTCCTTGATAATTAGCCCTCTATAGGAACATAAATCTATCATATTCCATGGAGTTAATGGTAAGGACCTTTGAGCTGTTTTCATCAATGAAGGGCATCAAAGATCCACCCCACATGTTTGATCTGTCTACCCTGTTTTTGGTATTCTTGGAACAGTTTTTGTAATTACTTTAAGCTTTTAATTTGGATGATTTATTTGTATAATGAGGGGGTTGGTGTGTGCTGGGTCCTTGTTGGACCTGCCCACAATTCCATCTAAACACATAAGCAAAACCCATTTGCCAGCTTGATTGCAGCTGTGCAAATCCCTCTAGAACAAGgaaaactcttttaatttcctttttctttttaagcaCAGGTGTATCCCTCAAGGCAACACTAGAGAAATCTTGGTGAATTCAACATACTGATCATGCCCACCtgttttattccttttttatttcatgACTTTATAAGTTTGTTAATGCCATTTATCTTTgtatttttacttaatttattCATCAATCTAATATTCATAAACTTAAGGACAGTTACGGAGCGCACCCACAACACTTCACATGATAAGTGTGATATAAGAGAATATGTTTCTTATAATTATTACACTACAATTAACCAATCACAATCACgaattgtataaaattcatgcaaatattatattaaactCATGTTTATGGTGGatctttatataatttttaattgtgattGAATAATCGAAAGATGGTCGAAAAAAAATTGCAAGTGAAATGCATTTTTTGTTTGCAAGTTTTTAGTGATTGACTGATGGATTATATTGATAATCTTCCGGAAGATCAAGGTGCAAAATCTTAGTATATTGCCCTCACCCTCAATTACATATTCTTTGCTTTTGCAAATTGTACAGGTAGATCTTTGCTTGTCACAAGTAATTAACAGGCAATGGGAATGTGAGGACCTTTGGGATTATCAAATTGATTATGTGTTCTGCTTAATCTTCAATAATTAGCTAGCTAATTGGTCACTGAttccagaaaaaaaaaaatgggccAGGAGCAACCTGGGCTTAGAATTATTGTACAGATTGCCCTTGGTCCTGGGTGCTTTTGTGTTCCTGCCTTAATTAGGCTGTTCATGCTGCTTAAcccccttcttttttttccagtTCACTAATGAATTATGGGCCTAAGATTTGTAAAGAATTGTAGTTGGCTGCAGGACATAGCCTCATCAATGAAATCACTATTCTTTTTGGTAGGTTCATTGATGGGAAGACAATGGGaaaaattaacttttctttAGATATATAGAGGTCTTGGGTAGTGCCATTATTAACGTTCATGATCTAATCTGACACAGATTCACACATTCTCACTTTCTATTAAATCAAATCTCTTTATTGTTAGAGTCAAATTCACAtgaattcaattttttgtaGCCTGGTTGCACATAAATATGTTCGTACATcccatgtttttgtacataacATACATCTATATGtattattttatgtataaaatatCTATGAATGTGTGGGACACAAATCTGAATAATGAGTTTCTTTAAACACATGAAGAGATATGATTATTACAATAGAATAAAAACTCGCATTTGTGGAGAGTTTTAAAGGCTTTAATAGTGTgataaaacaaattaacaaGATAAGCGCATTTCATCGGTTTGTCAATATCTATTCCAAAATTAATCAGTAATTGATAGGAAATTTTATAAAGTTGTTTTGTACGCTTTCCTTGGAAAGGAATGTAATTAAAGGGCTTTTAATTTTGTGTGGTTTTAAGATAATGATTCCttttgatgatattgaaatggtCCCATAGTCTCAAAGAGAAAAAGCCATTAATTTTGTGAGGTAGCCTCTTGTTGTCAATTTATGTGACCTCTAGGTCAAGGAATATACTTTTCTATGTCTTATCAACCCAATGCAAGAAAATGACATCCACACTCTAATTCCTTAGAcccaatttttccttttcctttcaagATAAAATCAATGAGAAAAACGAAATTCGTACTAGTTCAAGATCGGTTTTCCGATTCCACAAAGATTTTCGAATTTAAACTCATAACTTCAACATACACAtgagcatttgactcattccGGTTCTACAAAGATTTTCGAATTTAAACTCATAACTTCAACATACATAcgagcatttgactcattgattCATATATGATCTCCTTCtctaaaaagaatataattcaAATCTCCATTccttcatatatatatatatatatatatatatatatatatatatatataNcctatatatatatatatatatatatatatatatatatatatatatataaccttATGACTTCAACATGTTGAAACTTTATCCCCCTTGTTCAAACTCTGTGTTTAACTTATTCTGATAAATACGTGCAGATGGACATATATGTAGGAACTAATGATAgggaaataattttgagaaaCTGTTGAAGCAACTAGTCATGGGGGGAAGAGATGTAACTCTTAACAATTGGTTAATGCTTTGAAACTTGGTATTTTCCAGGGTTGCTCTGAAGCCTTAGCTTCTCAAAACTTAAGGCCTAAGTAATTATATATCCTGTTCAACCTTGTTTTAAGCATCATTTCTTTCTCAATTCAAACATTTTCCAAATTGTTAACTTTCACTATCGAGGAGATCAACCATCTTTGTCAAAGGGAAAAGAACCACCGCTTGGAAAACTGAAAAGAGATAATTAAGAGGATTGATATTTGTTTTGCACACCCCAACAATTGACAGGAAGGCTTTAAGCTTAGCAATAAAATCAGGTGATGGGCAgagctatatatgtatataatattataaaaggaaatcttatgtataaaaaattatattaatatagcAATGTACAAAATTAGAAACTGTGGCTGATGTTtggattattttttttatataaaaatataataattaaaaatactaGCTAGAAagacattaatatatatatatatataaattagttGATTGATATGTATTGTCATAATGATGGGAATAATAAAAGACATTATTGATAGTAATATGGCCCCATATACTTCAGCTCTTATCAACCAATTATTGGGAATTCATACCTATTAATGTTAATGATGATTCTTCTATTACTATATAATATTACATATTGAAACTCAAAAAGATCTTCTAGGACTATTTTCTGTACCCCCTGAATTATATTTCCcactagaaaagaaaatttaaaactattaGAAAAATTGTTCATGGATCCTCTTTTAAGAAGTGGGGAAGCTATGAATTTGATGATTCCATTCTATTTTCCCATCCTTTCCCCCCTTTGGATCCTGTATACATGTAGCATCAGGGAAGTACACTAATTGACCTAGTGGCCACTTTCTAGTAGAACTATATACCATCACATTGCATGCTCTTGATTGCATACAAGAAAGACACACTAGctggaaagaagaagaaaaaagactgaaaaaaaaaagggaaactTAAAAGCTTTTTATTACCCTCTAGGGTTTATGGAGTGACTATAAAAAGGCATTATGTCTTTAAATGCAAAGCATGATTGAgtgatgaaaaaagaaagcatggcaCAATATTGTGAGTAGATGATCCAAAGATGAAACATAACTTTGATGTAGACAAACCATAACCAATATATTCTTAAAATGTGCATCATCAACAATAAAAAGTTCTACAACAACAAGGATTTCTATACAAGATTTCAATGTTGTGTCCTAcagcaaaatattttatcatccatgcatcagttttttttttcttttttttctttctacatCAAGTAGAAACCTCCCCTCAtttccccctttttcttttttcttctttgcatcTCTCTACGTAAATAACAAACTATATgtatacaatatatatatatatataagagtataaattatataaaatttacctATATCTATGGCCTCAAGAGATGAAATTTGGCAGCTACCTGTTACACTCAAAGAAACGTCGAAGCTGGTTCATCTAGCACTGAAGTCTTTCTAATCTCTTTTCTCTAACAACTAAAATCTCAACCTTAATCCCAATCCAAACGCTTCATGACTGTATTGGCGACTGTATCAACAAGTATGTAACATGACACTGACAGCTTCCAAGCTACttgaaacttgaaaattttgattttttttttaaaggtatAGATGGTATATCTATGGAATACCCACTACCTGGAATTGAATTAAGAGTACCAGTTAAGCCCCGAAAGTTGATATGGAGGCCGAAAAATCCCATCTCCCATTGACCCCAGCATTGTCTGTTGCTGCAATGGAGGGGTTTGTGGCAGTTGGCTAAGCAGAGTTGCAATGGAACCATTCCCATCTGTTTTCTCCATGCTTCCATCATTGCTATCCCCATGAAATCTCTTGCTTGTTGAAGGGCCGGCCGTGTCCTCATCGGTCCAGAAAAGAGATGGGACAGTCCTTTTGAGAGGATTAACCATAGACAGGTCAGGCTTTGAGCTTGAACACCCCAACTGAGATATAGAACCACTGTTAATCCCATCACTCCCCGCCATCATACCTTCAAACAGGCTGTGCTCCTGGTTTTCTAGCAATGTGCCAAAACTTGTTCCCTTTGTTGCAAGTTGAAATTTTGCATTATGTTGGCTACCGATTGATATTGAAGGTGGTATTGGCCCAAGCATTTCATCCATGGAGTCATCTTTATCATGATCCATAGGTCTATGCGTGTTGTTTTTCTTGTAGATTCGACATAGCACCCAATCATCAAGCTGTAAACCAAAAagcaaccaaaagaaaaaaagaacttcTCATTAGTAAACAAATAAGTATTCACACAATCAATTCCTGATATAACCAAAAACTTGGAATAGAAACTGACGAGTTATGGTTACCCTTAGTGAGTTTTTCTTGTTGCCCAAGTCACATCCAGGGGGTTTGTTGCTAGCCTTATTATCTGCAAGCCTATATTCATGCATGATCCAATTGGTTTTGATCCCTTTAGGGGGCTTCCCTCCATAGAAAACCAGTGCCTTCTTCACACCAACCTTCTGAGTCCCTCCCGAGGTCAAAACCGGCTTATCGGTTCCGGTAGCCTTCCAGTAACCCGAAGTAGCCGCCCGGTTAGGCCTGGCTCCGTTGGGGTACTTCCTGTCTCTAGGACTAAAGAAGTACCATTCTTGCTCGCCAAACGTGGCCTTAGCTGaaaacccaaaacaaaatccaaaagATTATTGTTCATAGTCCAATACATATGTGACGCTTAATCCATGTAAATGCActtttcactttctttttcctcttttcctgTTCACCCTTTTCGAATAAATTTTTTGCAGGCAAAAAGATCATGTGGGCGAAACACTCTTACCTGGTAATTCCCATGGATCAAACTTGTACAAGTCAACTTCTGCAATAATTGCAACCGGCAGAGGAGCCGAGCTTGCCTTTTTCTTGAGGTAGTGTACCACTAGTTCCTCATCCGTGGGGTGGAACCTGAACCCTGGCGGGAGGTTTGGCTGCTGCGAGCCTGTCGATGAGTCGGTGCTCTCCATCACTGCACCTTTGAATATGTTTAATTCAGTGTTGAACTTG contains:
- the LOC18593863 gene encoding uncharacterized protein LOC18593863, whose product is MQLTTPEKQTTEGLDIPAKASTAGDATEENQGRQKSYMSSSSSSPRPRPRCTCSNHPGSVPCSRHGYMVPRQNMRRNSANKEILRRALTPPNRKMTLRWWNFRPTPSRLSNMSMA
- the LOC18593864 gene encoding NAC transcription factor 56; this encodes MESTDSSTGSQQPNLPPGFRFHPTDEELVVHYLKKKASSAPLPVAIIAEVDLYKFDPWELPAKATFGEQEWYFFSPRDRKYPNGARPNRAATSGYWKATGTDKPVLTSGGTQKVGVKKALVFYGGKPPKGIKTNWIMHEYRLADNKASNKPPGCDLGNKKNSLRLDDWVLCRIYKKNNTHRPMDHDKDDSMDEMLGPIPPSISIGSQHNAKFQLATKGTSFGTLLENQEHSLFEGMMAGSDGINSGSISQLGCSSSKPDLSMVNPLKRTVPSLFWTDEDTAGPSTSKRFHGDSNDGSMEKTDGNGSIATLLSQLPQTPPLQQQTMLGSMGDGIFRPPYQLSGLNWYS